The Toxoplasma gondii ME49 chromosome XII, whole genome shotgun sequence genome includes a region encoding these proteins:
- a CDS encoding hypothetical protein (encoded by transcript TGME49_246982~Signal peptide predicted by SignalP 2.0 HMM (probability 0.546) with cleavage site probability 0.235 at residue 59~Predicted trans-membrane domain (TMHMM2.0):20-43), whose product MMAALSFSQESPWRVACHIGLFLSLLRFVLALPCLALFSLGTFFLLLLWLRRLPPPANCVAFFHPQCDAGAGGERVLWSLVAHELRKCTQGRQNAETRNAAEARVRPQGDGRGRTGEAGQDNPVAEGGREDEQAFPVCGDAASCPTRRFVAVYVRHDSPWLESLEPVDLPDVRLGFQFSGGSVSSWLLSVESALLHFLSVLLSLILGTRFHRPRVGYAVTAGSRPAQDLFASFSVDLDPLLSPEDQQPKPPRKWTARPATVETKAERSKSPSLPCHTETRGGLPSSSLSLEASEGKANVSSLDCALPSPLVLVPVRSSTWLLPCCYPFCSLLCQGIAGGLAAIEVLLLGVAPSLFIDTVGFPAVSFVIAVLQRWQRFSLNWRSAGDSQGTVQRGSSATSRVCGAAEMKGSDAAVDCRAPRFTRLRVYIHYPFVRACLLEAAERNYAVTQKAWGRTEAPAATASSEGGKETDLRAERQTQDERETHKPVPRAPRLLLFLGRGTAFLRLAYYRFVTSAYVWCLRFAFNGNQLSRKASVKDAKGAGSVERERGSAGVTRDREADELASFSCCNSSWTRREIQKLVDPGRWRSSGDDERGTCCRRGDPESSEECFQVPVAFPPCQPQRNMEKKASMTLSKTPLSRRPPRIMSIAQFRPEKRHTFQVRIFKEMCRAYGHLLPGQTHLVVAGMVKNKLDANIVQEVCSLAYQRRASQQSPGERGLGSVPAGKASSSLEAITGAASVAGLLPAHNEEGWRALPSTNETAREVGSQDSAAAREALEPRDLGQEEASLWWRQTASRGGAILISSRGFRWVASAAAAGAVIESHLADVALRRRDNTQVDSGELRKQEVDFWGEHVFLLVNAEFAILDQMAETAKVGLHTMAEEHFGIAVVQLLCAGCCVVAHNSGGPRDDILVAKRGEKSEESANVESSQVDAPHALALTCRGEYGFLCSDETEFAATIAAVLSETTDSCRHFLPDSRNAAGTPMPLSADAVAESLRDCSSRPLSRDLWSAEMATRALESAHTRFLDDEDFGFLAASVLHLQ is encoded by the exons ATGATGGCGGCGTTATCCTTTTCGCAGGAAAGCCCCTGGAGGGTCGCGTGTCACATTggccttttcctctcgctgcttcggTTCGTCTTGGCTCTCCCGTGCCTCGCTCTTTTTTCCCTCGGGACTTttttcctgctgcttctctggcTGCGTAGACTGCCGCCGCCCGCCAACTGCGTGGCTTTCTTCCACCCTCAGTGCGATGCAGGGGCTGGCGGCGAGCGCGTTTTGTGGAGTCTGGTCGCTCACGAGTTGCGGAAATGCACGCAAGGGCGCCAGAACGCTGAGACAAGGAACGCAGCTGAAGCAAGAGTTCGGCCACAGGGAGACGGCCGCGGCCGGACAGGCGAAGCCGGACAAGACAACCCAGTGGCtgaaggcggcagagaggacgagcAGGCGTTTCCCGTGTGCGGCGACGCTGCGAGTTGTCCGACGCGACGCTTCGTTGCGGTATACGTACGCCACGACTCCCCCTGGCTGGAGTCACTCGAACCTGTCGACCTCCCGGATGTGAGACTGGGTTTCCAGTTCTCTGGTggctctgtttcctcttggCTCCTCAGCGTCGAGTCTGCTCTTTTGCACTTCCTCTCcgtgcttctttctctcattCTGGGCACTCGCTTCCACAGGCCTCGCGTTGGCTACGCTGTCACGGCGGGAAGCAGACCTGCGCAAGACCTTTTTGCGTCTTTTTCAGTCGATCTGGACCCGCTGCTTTCCCCGGAAGACCAACAGCCGAAACCCCCACGTAAATGGACAGCGCGGCCGGCGACTGTCGAGACCAAGGCTGAGCGCTCGAAGTCGCCCTCCCTTCCTTGCCACACTGAGACACGCGGGGGTCTcccttcgtcgtcgctctctcttgaAGCCTCTGAAGGAAAGGCCaacgtctcttctcttgacTGCGCCCTGCCGTCTCCGCTGGTCCTTGTCCCAGTTCGATCCTCCACGTGGCTGCTGCCCTGCTGCTACCCGTTCTGCTCGCTGCTCTGTCAAGGCATCGCGGGCGGGCTGGCCGCTATCGAGGTGCTTCTCCTGGGCGTGGcgccctcgctcttcatCGACACCGTCGGTTTTCCTGCGGTTTCGTTCGTCATCGCAGTGCTGCAGCGCTGGCAACGCTTCTCGCTCAACTGGAGATCGGCTGGTGACTCGCAAGGCACAGTCCAAAGAGGTTCTTCAGCCACATCGCGGGTCTGCGGAGCCGCCGAAATGAAGGGAAGTGACGCCGCGGTCGACTGCAGAGCCCCGCGCTTCACGCGacttcgggtgtacatacactaCCCTTTCGTCAGGGCCTGCCTTCTGGAAGCAGCGGAGAGGAACTACGCGGTCACGCAGAAGGCATGGGGCAGGACAGAAGCGCCAGCGGCCACCGCGTCGTCTgaaggagggaaggaaacggatttgcgtgcagagagacagacacaggacgagcgagaaacacacaagCCGGTCCCGCGCGCGCCACGGCTGCTGCTGTTTCTGGGCAGAGGCACCGCGTTTCTCCGGCTCGCGTACTATCGGTTTGTGACCTCGGCGTACGTGTGGTGTCTGCGGTTCGCTTTTAACGGCAACCAACTGTCTCGAAAGGCTTCTGTAAAAGACGCAAAGGGTGCCGGGagcgtcgagagagaacgtgGAAGCGCGGGAGTtacaagagacagagaagccgaTGAGCTCGCGAGTTTCTCGTGCTGCAACAGTTCGTGGACGCGAAGGGAGATCCAGAAACTTGTGGATCCCGGACGTTGGAGAAGTTCTGGAGACGACGAAAGAGGCACATGCTGTCGTCGTGGAGACCCTGAGTCAAGTGAAGAGTGTTTTCAGGTCcccgtcgccttccctccGTGTCAGCCTCAAAGAaacatggagaagaaggcgtcgaTGACCCTCTCGAAAACGCCCCTGAGTAGACGGCCTCCGCGCATCATGTCCATCGCCCAGTTTCGTCCCGAGAAACGCCACACGTTCCAAGTTCGGATTTTCAAGGAGATGTGTCGGGCGTATGGACACTTGCTGCCTGGCCAGACGCACCTGGTCGTTGCTGGAATGGTGAAGAACAAATTAGATGCGAACATTGTGCAGGAAGTCTGCTCTCTTGCGTACCAACGCCGGGCTTCTCAGCAATCGCCTGGGGAGAGAGGCCTGGGGAGTGTGCCGGCAGGAAAGGCAAGCAGCAGCCTTGAGGCCATCACAGGCGCGGCTTCGGTTGCCGGATTGCTCCCGGCCCACAACGAGGAAGGCTGGCGTGCGCTGCCGTCGACGAACGAGACGGCAAGGGAGGTGGGCAGCCAGGACTCCGCTGCGGCTCGAGAGGCGTTGGAGCCCCGCGACCTGggacaagaagaagcgtcTCTTTGGTGGAGACAAACCGCGAGTCGCGGCGGGGCGATTCTCATCAGTTCGCGAGGTTTCAGGTGGGTCGCGAGTGCTGCGGCTGCTGGAGCGGTCATCGAATCTCATCTGGCAGATGTGGCGCTGAGACGTCGAGACAACACACAAGTCGACAGCGGTGAACTTCGCAAACAGGAAGTGGATTTCTGGGGAGAGCACGTGTTCCTCTTGGTGAATGCAGAGTTCGCGATTCTCGACCAAATGGCCGAGACGGCAAAA GTTGGTCTCCACACAATGGCGGAGGAACACTTTGGCATTGCCGTTGTGCAGTTGCTCTGTGCGGGCTGCTGTGTCGTGGCACACAACAGCGGAGGTCCACGGGACGACATTTTGGTGGCGAAGAGGGGGGAGAAGTCGGAAGAGAGTGCGAATGTCGAGTCTAGCCAGGTTGACGCGCCTCACGCGTTAGCACTGACGTGTCGCGGAGAGTACGGATTTCTTTGTTCAGACGAGACCGAGTTCGCAGCCACGATTGCCGCCGTTCTTTCAGAGACCACAGACAGCTGCAGACACTTTTTGCCAGATTCACGGAACGCCGCAGGTACACCGATGCCTCTGTCGGCAGACGCAGTCGCGGAGAGTCTTCGCGACTGCAGCAGCAGACCGCTTTCGCGAGACCTGTGGTCTGCTGAGATGGCGACCAGAGCTTTAGAAAGCGCACACACACGCTTCCTCGACGACGAGGACTTTGGCTTCCTTGCAGCAAGCGTTTTGCACCTCCAGTAG